A genomic region of Trichothermofontia sichuanensis B231 contains the following coding sequences:
- the ppsA gene encoding phosphoenolpyruvate synthase has translation MVQTPSRETSTSPASKDTALILWFQEVGIADIPQVGGKNASLGEMIQQLTPKGVNVPDGFATTAYAFRYFIQEAGIEDELRRIFADLDVENVQNLREHGKQARQLIRQTPFPKPLEDAIVQAYARMCDRYGKNTDVAVRSSATAEDLPDASFAGQQETYLNVHGAKAVLESCHKCFASLFTDRAISYRTIKGFDHFEVALSVGVQKMVRSDLASSGVIFSIDTETGFRNAVLITAAYGLGENVVQGAVNPDEFLVFKPTLQEGFRPILSKRLGTKEIKMIYDEGGTKHTKNVAVPPAERNCYAINDDEILQLAKWACQIEQHYSTVRGTPTPMDIEWAKDGVTGELFIVQARPETVQSQKNQSVLRSYHLLEHSNVLTSGRSVGEAIGQGKARVIMSVNEIDVFKPGEVLITTRTDPDWEPIMKQASAIVTDQGGRTCHAAIIAREMGIPAIVGCGTATTDVKTGQDVTISCCEGDEGKVYEGLLKFEVEETPLDNVPETRTQIMMNVGNPEEAFSLSMIPNDGVGLARLEFIIANHIQVHPLALVKFDELKDQYAKAKIAELTALYEDKPQYFVDKLAQGIGTIGAAFYPKPVIVRMSDFKSNEYASLLGGREFEPEEENPMIGWRGASRYYDERYRDAFALECLAMKRVRDEMGLANVIPMIPFCRTPEEGRRVLAEMAKHGLKRGENGLQVYVMCELPSNVINADEFAEVFDGFSIGSNDLTQLTLGLDRDSALVAHLFDERNTAVKRMVQIALKAAKKYNRKIGICGQAPSDYPEFARFLVAEGIDSMSLNPDSVLKTILDIAKVESPDSGLMDTVMDVAQVK, from the coding sequence ATGGTTCAAACACCTTCTCGCGAAACCTCAACCAGCCCTGCCTCGAAAGACACCGCTCTGATCCTCTGGTTTCAGGAAGTGGGTATTGCGGATATTCCGCAGGTGGGGGGCAAAAATGCCTCGTTGGGTGAAATGATTCAGCAGTTGACTCCCAAGGGGGTCAATGTCCCTGATGGGTTTGCCACGACGGCCTACGCGTTCCGTTATTTCATTCAAGAAGCCGGGATTGAGGATGAACTGCGCCGGATCTTTGCCGATCTGGATGTGGAAAATGTCCAAAACCTGCGCGAACACGGCAAACAAGCCCGTCAACTGATTCGGCAAACCCCGTTCCCGAAACCCCTGGAAGACGCGATCGTGCAAGCCTATGCCCGGATGTGTGATCGCTATGGCAAGAACACGGATGTGGCCGTGCGCTCCAGTGCCACGGCGGAAGATTTGCCCGATGCTAGCTTTGCCGGTCAACAGGAAACCTACCTGAACGTCCACGGTGCGAAGGCAGTGTTGGAATCCTGCCACAAGTGCTTTGCCTCCCTGTTCACTGATCGCGCCATTTCCTACCGCACGATCAAGGGCTTCGACCACTTTGAAGTTGCCCTGTCGGTGGGGGTACAAAAGATGGTCCGCTCTGACTTAGCTTCTTCCGGGGTCATCTTCTCAATTGACACGGAAACGGGCTTCCGCAACGCGGTGTTGATTACGGCTGCCTACGGTTTGGGTGAAAATGTGGTGCAGGGGGCGGTCAACCCGGATGAGTTCCTTGTCTTCAAACCGACGCTGCAAGAAGGCTTCCGGCCCATTCTCTCGAAGCGCTTGGGCACGAAAGAGATCAAAATGATCTACGACGAAGGTGGCACCAAGCATACCAAGAATGTGGCGGTTCCCCCAGCAGAGCGGAATTGCTATGCCATCAACGACGATGAAATTTTGCAATTGGCCAAATGGGCCTGCCAAATTGAGCAGCACTACTCCACCGTGCGCGGGACGCCCACCCCAATGGATATTGAATGGGCTAAGGATGGGGTGACGGGTGAACTGTTCATCGTTCAAGCTCGCCCGGAAACGGTACAGTCCCAGAAGAACCAGAGCGTCTTGCGGTCCTATCACTTGCTGGAGCACTCGAACGTACTGACCAGTGGCCGTAGTGTCGGTGAAGCGATCGGTCAGGGCAAGGCGCGGGTGATCATGAGTGTCAATGAGATTGATGTCTTCAAGCCGGGTGAGGTTCTGATCACCACCCGGACTGACCCGGATTGGGAACCGATTATGAAGCAGGCCAGCGCGATCGTGACCGACCAGGGCGGACGCACCTGCCACGCGGCGATTATTGCCCGTGAGATGGGGATTCCAGCGATCGTCGGTTGCGGTACGGCAACGACGGATGTCAAGACGGGCCAAGATGTCACGATCTCTTGTTGCGAAGGGGATGAAGGCAAGGTCTACGAAGGGCTGCTCAAGTTTGAGGTGGAAGAAACACCCCTGGACAACGTGCCGGAAACTCGTACCCAGATCATGATGAATGTGGGTAACCCGGAAGAAGCCTTTAGTCTGTCCATGATCCCCAATGATGGCGTTGGGCTGGCCCGGTTGGAATTCATCATTGCCAACCATATTCAGGTTCACCCGTTGGCCTTGGTCAAGTTCGATGAACTGAAGGATCAGTATGCCAAAGCCAAGATTGCAGAACTGACGGCTCTCTATGAGGACAAGCCCCAGTACTTTGTTGACAAGCTGGCCCAGGGAATTGGGACGATCGGGGCCGCTTTCTATCCCAAGCCGGTGATCGTCCGTATGTCCGACTTCAAGAGCAACGAGTATGCCAGTCTGCTGGGTGGTCGGGAGTTCGAGCCAGAGGAAGAAAACCCAATGATTGGCTGGCGGGGTGCCTCGCGGTATTACGATGAGCGCTATCGCGATGCCTTTGCCCTAGAATGTCTGGCGATGAAGCGGGTCCGTGACGAAATGGGGCTGGCTAATGTGATCCCGATGATTCCCTTCTGCCGCACCCCAGAGGAAGGTCGGCGGGTGTTGGCGGAAATGGCCAAGCATGGGCTGAAGCGGGGCGAAAATGGCCTGCAAGTGTATGTGATGTGCGAACTGCCCAGCAATGTCATCAATGCCGATGAATTTGCTGAAGTCTTTGATGGCTTCTCGATCGGCTCTAATGACCTGACCCAGTTAACCTTGGGTCTCGATCGTGACTCGGCCTTGGTGGCCCACCTGTTTGATGAGCGCAATACGGCTGTCAAGCGCATGGTGCAGATTGCCCTCAAAGCGGCCAAGAAGTACAACCGCAAGATCGGCATCTGCGGTCAAGCCCCCAGTGACTATCCGGAATTTGCCCGCTTCCTGGTGGCAGAAGGCATTGACTCCATGAGTCTGAACCCGGATTCCGTGCTCAAGACAATCCTGGATATCGCCAAGGTGGAGTCGCCGGATAGCGGCTTGATGGATACAGTGATGGATGTGGCCCAGGTGAAGTAG
- a CDS encoding VOC family protein, producing the protein MNIERLDHLVLTVRDLNAVCTFYTQVLGMTLMTASPDHQTLVFGSQHITLHPHDRAHPLRALQPVPGSANLCLITSVPIPQLMQRLNHYGVRVIEGPLKRPGARGMLLSIYCRDPDGNLLELANDLSDCLAERRRYRPPADDPIGPAS; encoded by the coding sequence GTGAACATTGAGCGGCTAGATCATCTAGTTTTAACCGTACGAGACCTCAACGCCGTCTGTACGTTTTATACGCAGGTCTTGGGGATGACCCTGATGACCGCTAGCCCCGATCACCAAACCCTCGTCTTCGGATCGCAGCACATCACCCTGCACCCACACGACCGTGCCCATCCCCTACGTGCCCTACAACCGGTACCGGGGTCTGCGAATTTGTGCCTGATTACATCGGTGCCGATCCCGCAACTGATGCAGCGGCTGAACCACTATGGGGTACGGGTGATCGAAGGCCCTCTGAAGCGACCAGGCGCACGAGGCATGTTGCTTTCGATCTACTGTCGTGACCCGGACGGGAATTTGCTGGAATTGGCCAATGACCTGAGTGACTGCCTGGCAGAGAGACGACGCTACCGCCCCCCTGCGGATGATCCCATCGGGCCGGCCTCATGA
- a CDS encoding phycocyanobilin:ferredoxin oxidoreductase — translation MTSTPPTSTSAPTAADDRTLSSQRQHSGSLRAQMHPLIQGLADCIESAWQQYLDLSPYPLPAEFGYIEGRMEGEKLTIDNRCYQTPQFRKLHLELAKVGANLDILHCVMFPRPDYDLPMFGADLVGGRSQISMAIADLSPVGADHQLPADYQTALGQLPPITFAQTRTLPDWGTIFSHFCLIIRPMDAAEEEQFLQRVRTFLHIHCQQAIAAQPVPPAQREIILAGQHRYCTQQLQNDKTRRVLEKAFGTEWADRYMTTVLFDTIT, via the coding sequence ATGACTTCCACGCCACCTACCTCCACTTCGGCCCCCACCGCTGCCGACGATCGCACGCTGTCTTCCCAGCGCCAGCATTCCGGTTCCCTCCGTGCCCAGATGCATCCCCTGATCCAGGGTTTAGCGGACTGTATTGAGTCGGCGTGGCAGCAATACCTGGACTTGTCACCCTACCCCCTACCGGCAGAGTTTGGCTATATAGAAGGCCGCATGGAGGGCGAAAAACTGACGATCGACAATCGCTGCTACCAAACCCCCCAGTTTCGCAAGCTGCACCTAGAACTGGCTAAGGTCGGGGCGAATCTCGACATCCTCCATTGTGTCATGTTCCCCCGCCCTGACTACGATTTGCCGATGTTTGGCGCCGATCTGGTGGGAGGCCGCAGTCAGATCAGTATGGCGATCGCCGACTTGTCTCCCGTCGGGGCCGATCACCAACTGCCGGCAGATTACCAAACCGCGTTAGGCCAGTTGCCACCTATTACCTTTGCCCAAACCCGAACCTTGCCGGATTGGGGCACCATTTTTTCTCATTTCTGTCTGATCATCCGGCCTATGGATGCCGCCGAAGAGGAACAGTTCCTCCAGCGGGTCAGGACCTTTTTGCATATTCATTGCCAACAGGCAATCGCCGCCCAACCCGTTCCCCCAGCCCAGCGCGAGATCATTCTGGCTGGTCAACACCGCTACTGTACCCAACAGTTGCAAAATGATAAAACTCGACGAGTCTTGGAGAAAGCCTTCGGAACTGAGTGGGCCGATCGCTATATGACCACGGTTCTCTTTGACACGATCACCTAG
- a CDS encoding serine/threonine protein kinase, with protein sequence MAATLLADRYEVLRQLGQQPGRRTLLAYDSQTQQQVVIKLIALAQQLEGDALRLFQREAETLKTLAHPAIPQYIDYFEMNSRAGRGLALVQTYMQGKSLEEYVNSGRIFSETEVKAIARAVLTILVYLHSQEPPVIHRDIKPGNILVGTSPQGETGRIYLVDFGSVKSFSDNEETNSFTVVGTYGYMPPEQFSGRAIPASDLYSLGATLLTLLTGTHPSSLPQRGMRIDVQQIPNLSLELGEWLSRLTEPNLARRFTSAQEALVALDVPLPSAPPVPKAVAQPVDSKIQYLRQGETLELVIPSSLGKTRLEITAQQISLSKQMFGLRYSRPKTARRRDIEQIEYIKPTYTESQGAAVEPEIIIHAKDQQFELGGGQLTEAELDWLAYELCDVLKLPITRRHA encoded by the coding sequence ATGGCAGCAACACTCTTGGCCGATCGCTATGAGGTCCTCCGTCAACTTGGCCAGCAGCCAGGACGCCGTACCCTTCTTGCCTATGATTCCCAAACCCAGCAGCAGGTAGTGATCAAGCTCATTGCGCTGGCGCAGCAGCTAGAGGGTGATGCCCTACGTTTGTTTCAACGGGAGGCGGAAACCCTCAAGACTCTCGCCCACCCCGCTATTCCCCAATATATCGACTACTTTGAGATGAATTCCCGGGCAGGCCGGGGGTTAGCTCTTGTGCAGACCTATATGCAGGGGAAGTCGTTGGAGGAATATGTCAATAGTGGTCGCATATTTAGCGAAACGGAAGTGAAGGCGATCGCTAGGGCTGTACTGACCATTTTGGTGTACCTCCATAGCCAGGAGCCACCGGTTATTCACCGGGATATTAAACCGGGTAACATTTTAGTGGGAACTTCACCTCAAGGGGAAACCGGACGGATTTATCTCGTTGATTTTGGTTCGGTGAAAAGCTTTAGCGATAATGAGGAAACCAATTCCTTTACGGTCGTGGGAACCTATGGCTATATGCCGCCTGAACAGTTTAGTGGTCGTGCCATTCCAGCGTCGGATTTGTATAGTTTAGGAGCCACCTTATTAACTTTGCTGACGGGCACTCATCCTTCCAGCCTACCGCAACGGGGAATGCGGATCGATGTGCAGCAAATTCCCAATTTAAGTTTGGAGTTGGGGGAGTGGCTGAGTCGTTTAACAGAGCCGAATTTGGCCCGTCGATTTACCTCCGCTCAGGAAGCCCTGGTGGCCCTGGATGTGCCCCTGCCCAGTGCTCCCCCTGTACCCAAGGCGGTGGCCCAGCCGGTGGATAGTAAAATCCAATATCTGCGGCAAGGGGAAACGCTGGAGTTAGTGATTCCGTCTTCCTTAGGTAAAACACGCTTGGAAATTACGGCCCAGCAGATTTCCCTGAGTAAACAGATGTTTGGTCTACGGTACAGTCGTCCGAAGACGGCACGGCGGCGGGATATTGAGCAGATTGAATATATTAAACCGACCTACACTGAGAGTCAGGGAGCAGCAGTAGAGCCGGAAATTATCATCCATGCCAAGGATCAACAGTTTGAGTTGGGTGGGGGACAATTAACGGAGGCAGAATTGGATTGGTTAGCCTATGAACTGTGTGATGTCCTGAAGTTGCCGATCACCCGTCGTCATGCCTAG
- a CDS encoding alpha/beta fold hydrolase yields MTMTACETSFSGGVGLTPPPLGYQRDWLWRGWRVRYTFLRPARPTANAVPVLFLHGFGAAIGQWRSNLPAIAQTHPVYALDFLGFGASSKAATAYGVDLWATQVYEFWQTWIGQPVFLVGHSLGALVAVATAVTQPEMVRSLALFTLPAARQEALPPWAVPLVGAIEGIFASPVLLKPLFQMIRRPSFIRSGLQMAYHDPSRVDATVLDIYTTPLRDRGVARAFCWLVRSSTQSDYSPRLQTLLPQLSRPTLLLWGEHDRVVPLKLARQWLPLSPQLTLQTFGAVGHCLYDECPDAVNQALIDWFAQA; encoded by the coding sequence ATGACGATGACAGCATGCGAAACCTCTTTCTCTGGAGGCGTTGGTCTGACTCCCCCGCCCCTCGGCTACCAACGGGATTGGCTCTGGCGCGGGTGGCGAGTTCGGTATACGTTTCTGCGTCCAGCCAGACCGACGGCGAATGCGGTACCGGTCCTGTTTTTACATGGCTTTGGTGCGGCGATCGGTCAATGGCGCTCTAACCTGCCCGCGATCGCCCAAACCCATCCGGTCTATGCTCTGGATTTTTTGGGGTTTGGGGCTTCCAGCAAAGCTGCAACCGCCTATGGTGTGGATCTGTGGGCGACGCAGGTCTATGAGTTCTGGCAAACTTGGATCGGCCAGCCCGTATTCCTGGTGGGGCATTCCCTCGGTGCCCTGGTGGCAGTGGCGACAGCGGTTACCCAGCCGGAAATGGTGCGATCGCTGGCCCTGTTCACCCTGCCGGCAGCCCGTCAGGAGGCCCTGCCCCCCTGGGCAGTCCCGCTGGTGGGGGCGATCGAAGGGATATTTGCCTCACCGGTGTTGCTCAAACCCCTCTTCCAGATGATCCGCCGTCCTAGTTTTATCCGGTCTGGCCTCCAGATGGCCTACCATGACCCCAGTCGTGTGGATGCCACCGTGTTGGACATTTATACCACCCCCCTGCGCGATCGGGGTGTTGCCCGTGCATTTTGTTGGCTCGTCCGTTCCAGCACGCAATCGGACTATAGTCCTCGTTTGCAAACCCTGTTGCCCCAACTCAGCCGCCCTACCTTGCTGTTGTGGGGAGAGCACGATCGGGTGGTGCCCCTGAAGTTAGCCCGTCAGTGGTTGCCCCTGTCTCCCCAGTTAACCCTACAAACCTTTGGGGCGGTGGGGCATTGTTTATATGACGAATGTCCCGATGCCGTGAATCAAGCCCTCATCGACTGGTTTGCACAGGCGTAA
- a CDS encoding EAL domain-containing protein, which translates to MVTHTQSLTPDCQGCSHQLDLGFDFSMAFQPIVDVQTRQIFAYEALVRGIANEPASSILTQINEENRYRFDQACRVKAIQLAAQLGMDTYLSINFLPNAVYQAETCIRTTIKASQEYGFPANRIIFEVTEGEKVSDREHLNRIFSAYKKLGFKTAIDDFGAGYSGLNLLAEFQPDIIKLDMAIIRNIDEDQVRRAIVLGIMHVCREIACDVIAEGVESQAELQTLRAMGIHLFQGFYFAKPAFESLVTVPPHLLELEA; encoded by the coding sequence ATGGTCACGCATACACAGTCTTTAACTCCTGATTGTCAGGGGTGTAGTCATCAGCTTGATTTAGGTTTTGACTTCAGCATGGCCTTCCAGCCGATCGTGGATGTGCAGACCAGGCAAATTTTCGCCTATGAGGCGTTAGTCCGGGGGATAGCAAACGAACCGGCGAGTTCTATTCTGACCCAGATCAATGAGGAAAACCGCTATCGCTTTGATCAAGCCTGTCGGGTGAAGGCGATTCAACTGGCAGCCCAGTTGGGGATGGATACCTATCTATCGATTAATTTTCTGCCCAATGCTGTGTATCAAGCCGAAACCTGTATTCGCACAACGATCAAAGCATCTCAGGAATACGGCTTTCCGGCCAATCGCATCATTTTTGAGGTCACAGAGGGCGAAAAGGTTAGCGATCGTGAACACCTCAATCGCATTTTTTCCGCCTATAAAAAGCTAGGTTTTAAGACTGCGATCGATGATTTTGGTGCAGGCTATTCGGGTCTTAACCTACTGGCCGAATTTCAGCCAGATATTATCAAGCTAGATATGGCGATTATTCGGAATATTGATGAAGATCAGGTGCGACGAGCGATCGTCCTTGGGATTATGCACGTTTGCCGAGAAATTGCCTGTGATGTCATTGCCGAGGGCGTTGAGAGTCAGGCCGAATTGCAGACCCTACGGGCAATGGGGATTCACCTTTTCCAAGGCTTCTATTTCGCCAAGCCTGCCTTTGAATCCCTGGTCACGGTTCCCCCTCACCTGCTAGAACTAGAGGCATAA
- a CDS encoding WecB/TagA/CpsF family glycosyltransferase: MSSFTAVAIPPEPLAVASVLGLPVHLAADYGRWLGACLKAGQGAHVVTLNAEMTMQAAQDPQLAAIIRRADLVVPDGAGVVFHLRLRGQRIQRTPGIELAANFLRQVGHWQRETPARRDGHSAYPIVFYGGKPGTAAAAAAYWERRVPGLTIALTQHGYLTAAEQAAFHQQLADLQPRVILVGLGVPRQEVWIAQQRSLCPDAIWIGVGGSFDIWAGVKARAPLWFRRYHLEWLYRLYQEPWRWRRMLALPQFALQSLGDYLATAVAAIVGG, encoded by the coding sequence ATGTCAAGTTTTACCGCTGTTGCTATTCCCCCTGAGCCGCTGGCAGTGGCCTCTGTGCTCGGCTTGCCGGTTCATCTTGCGGCTGACTATGGACGATGGCTGGGGGCCTGTCTCAAGGCGGGCCAAGGGGCGCATGTGGTCACGCTCAATGCTGAGATGACGATGCAGGCGGCCCAAGATCCCCAACTGGCTGCTATTATTCGTCGGGCGGATCTGGTGGTTCCCGATGGGGCTGGGGTGGTTTTCCATTTGCGCCTGCGTGGGCAACGGATACAGCGTACCCCTGGCATTGAACTGGCAGCGAATTTCCTTCGGCAGGTGGGCCACTGGCAACGCGAGACCCCCGCTCGCCGGGATGGCCACAGTGCCTATCCGATCGTATTCTATGGCGGGAAACCGGGGACAGCGGCAGCGGCAGCGGCTTACTGGGAACGTCGCGTGCCGGGGCTGACGATCGCCCTGACCCAACATGGATATCTGACTGCCGCCGAACAGGCAGCCTTTCACCAACAACTGGCCGACCTGCAACCCCGCGTGATTCTGGTGGGTTTGGGGGTACCGCGCCAAGAAGTCTGGATTGCCCAACAGCGATCGCTGTGTCCGGATGCGATCTGGATTGGCGTAGGGGGGAGCTTTGATATCTGGGCAGGGGTGAAGGCGCGGGCACCCCTGTGGTTTCGTCGCTATCATTTGGAATGGCTCTATCGCCTGTACCAGGAACCGTGGCGTTGGCGGCGGATGTTGGCCCTGCCCCAGTTTGCCCTACAATCCCTGGGGGATTATCTGGCGACTGCCGTAGCGGCGATCGTCGGGGGGTAG
- the rpmB gene encoding 50S ribosomal protein L28: protein MGRQCQLTGKKANNAYAVSHSHRRTKKLQEVNLQWKRVWWPEGKRWVKLRISTKAIKTLNQKGITAFAKEAGIDLNHC, encoded by the coding sequence ATGGGACGCCAATGCCAGCTGACCGGGAAAAAAGCCAATAATGCCTATGCTGTTTCCCACTCGCACCGACGCACCAAGAAGCTTCAGGAAGTTAATTTGCAGTGGAAGCGGGTCTGGTGGCCGGAAGGAAAGCGCTGGGTGAAGCTCCGGATTTCTACGAAGGCGATTAAAACCCTCAACCAAAAGGGGATCACTGCCTTTGCGAAGGAGGCAGGGATTGATTTAAATCACTGTTGA